Within the Microcebus murinus isolate Inina chromosome 16, M.murinus_Inina_mat1.0, whole genome shotgun sequence genome, the region GACTATGTttgagggctggagggaggccagGATGGCTGGAAGAAAATGCTATGGGGTCAACAGGGTGAGCACACAGGGTAGGTGCTTCTCAGAGGGGAGCCtggtaaaatgcagattctaagcCCACAGGTCCGGGTGGGCCCTGAAGTGCCGAGTTTCCAGCAAGGCACTGCTCCCAGACCACGCGCGGAGAAGCAGTCCCACCACGGCGAGGACTTTACTCTGGGGGACAGGGGAAGCCTCTGGTGGCTTGTAAGCATGGGGTGCTGGCGGGGGAGCTCACCCCTGCTTCCCTGGGGAGACAGGGAGAAGGCGGGGGAACAAGGGAACAGGAAGATGTACGAACGGGCTAAGCCGTGTCAAAGTCAAAGCCACCAGGAGCATCCTGTGGCCGAGGGGTGCTGGGGACATCTATCCTGGTTCATAGGGGCTGAATGTTGAACTTGGTGAGCTCGCTGTTAAAACCGTTGGGAGCATGAAATTGGCCACAGTGGGAGCGTGGACACCATGGTAATTGGCAAATGCTGTTTGATTGTGAAAACGAGAGACAGCAAGAGATGGAGCGAGAGCAAGGGAGCCTGTTGTTAACATGTCCCAGCACACCACTCCCTGTCGTTGAGTTTGTTGATTTGCAATGAGGGCGATTGCACGTACTTAAGATGTCTCAGCAAGGGGTGTTGGCAAGGACTTGCTGCAGGAGCTGGGCTGTGTTAGGTGACTTCATCTCATCCAGAGGCAGGAGGAGTAGATCGAGCTGGTGCCGCGGTGGAGAAGCAGCCGTCAGCTCTGAGCCAGGAGGGGCTTGGGGGTTTTGGTCATTTTGGGGGTTtggccaatatttgttgttttgttgtgttgATACATGATTCGGGAGTGGTCTTGTTTCTGTCTTGGTCCATCACAGCCACAGAGTGGCCTGGCTTGATGTTGGGGTTCCGGGAAACTGTTTATAGTTAGCATGAAAGCTGCCAGGAGCTGAGTCCCCCTCTTTCAGCTGCCGTAACAAAGAGCCCCCAAAACACAACAgcacaaagaagacagaagattATTTGTCTCTTGAGTAGTGGGAGGCAAGTGGTCTGGGTTGGTGGGACACGCTGGCTCCATCAGATGATTTAGGGACCTAAATTGTGGCTCCCATATTGTTGCTCACTATATCCTGGCACAGTCGAAGCTGGGTTATTGCTACCTCCACACTCCAGTCCAAGGTTAAGGGCAACAACTCCAAGATGAGCACTTTTCTTTGAAGCAAATGGCTCCGAAGTCACACCTCTCACTCCTGCTAACACTGTATTGGTGAGAGCGTGGGCACGTGGTgacacctagctgcaagggaggctgggaactGTTGTCTCTAGCCGTGTGTTGGCCATGTGTTGGAAGACAGGAGACATGTAAGGTTTCAGGAGTTTTGCTGGgttttgccttgaaggaatctgtgagCGTGTTAGTTCACAGACCGGAAGCCGCCTAGCAACAGGGGGGCATCTCACCGATGAGAGGCGTATGCAAGGTGACACCTGTCTCCAGACCTGGAGGCCAGCACCTGATGCTTGTGTAAGACAGAGCTCAGCATGGGGTCACAGGTTAAGGACTGATCAAAGAATGCCAGCCCCGCAGACACCTGCAGTTAAAGCCGATTAGCCTCAAGGacagttcctgcttcactcctgaccacATGTCTCAGTTAGtgagaaactaaagaaatatatagCCTCTATATTTCTGTTTAGCTTTTCTGCTAATTGACAGTTTTTGCTTTAACTTATATACTCAGCTACTTCTATTCTTAACTTAGGGCTTAGAcgtttatcttagaaaaattttataactgTTTGCTCACATAGATAGAATTAATTAAGGGATCTCTAGAAACTTTTGGGGAGCCTTGATAcctaaaattatcaaattatctGTACACATAAGTCTGTAACCACTACAACTAATTGCTGCACAAATAAATACTGATGCGGGACTTCACTCTGGGCCTCACagctcacaggaatgctggaggacccctgAATCCCCTGTCACTTTAAACTATATTTTGTCTCTGTCCCtattatttctctgtctctattatttccaaatctcttgcGACAATCCTGCCTGAGACCTATTTTGCCGAGTGTAGCTAACTCCTGGCAGTCACGTGCTGGGTAAAACCTTCGGATCCTAGGGGAAGGGAAAACGGAGTACGTGGGACAACTAACAGTTAGGAAAGACCAGTTAGGTGGGATTGTCAAGAAAGGGCCAGATCTGAGAACTGTTATGGATCAGGTTCCAAATCAGGAGGCTGGTTCTGAAAGTGTTGGAACAACTTGCGACTTGATTTAAATGTTGTTACTCGAGGGCAGTGACACTGCTGCAGTGCGGACACCAGGCCGGGGtgactggaggaggaggagaaaggagcaaGTCCCTTCTGATTCCTCCTGCCTAGCAGGCTCCCTCTGGCACCTGCTTTGGGCAGAGCCTAATGGGAACCCAGCTGGCAAGGCAGAGAAGTGGTTAGAGAcccagcctgggcaccacagAGCAGAAGGCTGGAGTTTGGAGCTGAGGGACAATAGCTCAATGACTGGCATGTGGGCTATTCTGGGGTGGCACCGACAGCATTTGGTGATGCCCGTTTAAGCAAGGTCATGGCCGAGGAGGAGGACGTGGGGCAGCTAACCCTGAGTTCTCTGTTCCCAGGAGCCCTCCTTGCAGACCTAGACGCCTCAAAGGAGACACAGATTCCGAGCCTGGGCAGGCCTACCAAATCCTCGTGAGTGGCCCCTGGCACCATGACCTCTGACCTCCGCTCCCCCAAATGTGATGGCAGCAGCCCTTGACCCCAGAGGTCCCCGCCTCCTCACTGTCTCCCCAGGAAGCAGTACCTGCGGCAGGTCATTGCAGAGTATGAGGCACTGGACCGGGATCTCCCGTGCATCCGGAAGTTCCCCACGCCACCTGCcgcccagcccctctgcctctgCATGGAGACCTTGGTGAGTGTCCCCCCCCCAGTGGCCCCAGGCTCTTGGCTTCTGCACAGTTTGGGCGGGGCGGTGGAAAAGGCACAGGCTCGGCGCTGGGGTTTAAATCCAGGCTCTGCGGTTTGCCAGCTGTGTGGTTGGCGCCAGGGCAGGTTGCTGGAGATCGATCGGGAGTTTGCCAGAGGGTCAGTTGTTAAATGTATCACTGCTCTTCTCGGAGGGGACActgaggggcagggagcagggagactGAGGACAAAAGGAGTCCTACTAATCCATCTACCATGAAGTTCTGTAAAGTttacaaatataacaaaaacactcATAAGAAAAAGCCCATGTTTTTGACAGATTCAGCAAATTGGTCATTCAGTGTATGAATCCCCTAACAATCCTTGCCTCCAGTCTGAAGGGATATAATATTAGGGTCCCAAGCAcgtgataattaaatgagaagaGCTGACGTGCCAGGCACAGGCAGGAGCCCTCTCAGCTAATCTGAGTGACTTCCCCCCAACCAAGGGATCGATGTCCTCATTTTAGGGATCAATCTCCACCCAATGCTCCTCTTCTTTGTAGCTTTGAGCAAGGGACTCTCcagtctcccccctccccccaccaaaggTGAGCCTTTCTGGAGGTGACTGATGTCACGATGTCATTCTAGTTCCTTAGTAATTTTATATGCTGTGACAACTGCGTATCACCTTCAATATGGTAATCTCGTGCTCAAAGTGTGGTTAGTGATCACTACGTATTTCTGAATGTTAAACAGATTGACAAGACGTCAAATCCTCTGTGATCCTTATCTTTTGACAAGTGAACATTCTTTAAAATGCTAATGTCAACCTAAAAGGAAAAGTGTACAACTTAAATCCTGGCAGAAAGCTTCAAGAacttccagcaccatttattgcaggTGGCTGGGAAGGTTTTCGGTAGATTGGTAAAATTGGCCAGATCAGTGAATCATTCGGCCAACTGTTCATTGACTTTTGGCAAAATGGCTTGGTGAAAACGGAGTTTTTTGGGGAATGACCTGGAATGACACTAGATGCTTTCCCACCGGAGAGATACTTGTCATCCCCCTTTGACAAGAGCGACAGAACCCTGGGATCAAGTGCGATCCCTGCCCCTCCAATGCCACCTTGGGACTCTGGTGGGTTCGGCAGGTGGGGCCTAGGGCGGTGGCTTCGGAACCGGACTGATCCAGGGAGGGCCTCGTGGGCTGAGGTGGTTTCTGCGACACCCCCAGCCCGAGGAGGACTTTACACACCTGGAGGTGCTGGAGGCGCTGGAGGCCGAGTTACCCGGGGCCATGGAGTGCGGGCTCGTGAGCAGCATCCGCTTCGAGAACATGAACGTCATCTGCGGGACGGCGGGCCGCCGGGACCGGTGAGCGCGGCGAGCGCGGGCCGGGGCGAAGGGCCGGGGCCGGGTGAGGTCGCAGAGAAGGCGGGATCTAGAGTGAGCGGGGCCCGGCTTAGCGACCCAGGCAGTCACGGGGGTAGGCCAGACCGCGGTGCGGGCTGGAGCCTGGAAGGGCGCTCTGAGCGGGCGGAGAGGCCTGAGCACGCAGTGGGGGCAGGGGCGCCGAGGTAGGAGCGAGGCCTGGGGTTGCGGGGGGAGCCCTGGAGCGGCGGTTTGAGATGGAGCCCCGACCCGGGCTGAGACGGAGGACGGAGCTTAGAATGGCCCGCGCGAGGGCCCGGGTTCGGGTCGATCTCGGCGCGAGcgtggggctggagaggaggtTAGGGGCGCAGTGACTGGCTGCTGGACCGCGGTAAAGCACGGGGACCGGTCAAAGGCTGGCGGGGCCCATCAGGGCGTCCCTTTCCTTCTCCGCCCCTCCCCCTCGCAGGTGGCTCATCATGGTCACGGACTTCCAGACGCGCTCGCGCCTGCTGCGCTCGGGGCTCAGTCCCCGCGGGCTCGCGCACCAGCTCGTGCGCCACGACGAGCTGCTGCTGGGCGATTACCGCCTGCACCTGCGCCGCTCCCTGGTCCGGCGGCGCATGCTCGAGGCCCTGGGGGCGGAGCCCGCCGAGGACTGACGCGTGGGGGCCGGCCTCCGCTGCGCTTGCGCACCGCCCCGCGGGCGCGGGCGCCCCCCCCAGAGCGAAGGGGGCGTCGCCTCCCCAGGAAGGAGGCGGGGCCGGCTCGAGGGGGTGGATACTGTGAGTTTAATTATAAAGAATGACCTGGTACAAAAGCCATTTCTCTCTGCAAAATCTTGGTGGGGAGTCAGGGGGAGGGAGGTGATGGGGGTAGGAATGAACCCCCACGTTGTAATCCCGCCTCCCTAATCTTCCTGCAGTCCCTGCACGTGGACGCCTGGGTCCCAATTTCTTTAAGGAGGAACCGAGGCCCGCGGAAGGGAAGACCTGGGCACGGGGCTTTCAGCGCGTGCCGAGCCCTGTCTCAAGGAGAACCAGACGTCCTCATCcgctcccctcctctt harbors:
- the C16H19orf81 gene encoding putative uncharacterized protein C19orf81 homolog, which codes for MQPEVEPLCSPAVGNPSTHREAGALLADLDASKETQIPSLGRPTKSSKQYLRQVIAEYEALDRDLPCIRKFPTPPAAQPLCLCMETLPEEDFTHLEVLEALEAELPGAMECGLVSSIRFENMNVICGTAGRRDRWLIMVTDFQTRSRLLRSGLSPRGLAHQLVRHDELLLGDYRLHLRRSLVRRRMLEALGAEPAED